The sequence CTCGCGGTGCTGCTCGCGGCCTATTTCACGATCGGAAGCTTCGCCCTGCACAGGATCGACGACGACACCGGCTTCGCGCCGCCGAACCCCGTCATCGGGGGGAGCCATACCGTCAACATGGCCGCGGCGCTGATCGAACGCGAGGTCGTCCTTCACGAGTGGCAGCCCAACGATCCCTGGTTCACGCCGGACGGGCTGCTCGACAACACTCCCAACTTCCAGCAGGGCATCCTCAGCGCGATCGGCCGACTGTCCTTCGAATTGCTGGACCAGTTCGGCCGCATGCGCGGATCGTCCCAGGCCGACCCCGACCTGGAGCGCGCCGCCGGCCTGCTCCAGTTCCCGGGCAATGTCTGGATCATCGACTTCAGCAAGTCCCTGATGCCGACCATTCCCAGCGAGGACCAGTACCGGGCGGCTCTGCGGGCGCTGGTTTCCTACAATACCCGCGTCGCCGCCGGCAACGCGGTGTTCGACCGGCGGGCCGACAGCCTGGCGGCCACCATCCTGCGCGTCGCCGCCGATCTCGGTTCCCAGTCCGCCCTGATCGACGCGCATCTGGAACAATCCAGCGGCTTCATCTTCAACCGCTCGGCGGACGACCTGTTCTACCAGACCAAGGGCAAGCTCTATGCCTACCACATGCTGCTGCGCGAGGTCGGCCGCGACTTCGAGCGCGTCATCCTGGAGCGCAACCTGAAGACCGTCTGGGAACAGACCATGGAGAGCCTGCGCGAAGCCGCCGTGCTCCAGCCGCCCGTGGTGCTCGACGCATCCACCGACAGCCGCCTGTTCGCCAGCCATCTCGCCAGCCAGGGCTTCTATCTCCTGCGGGCCCTGGTCCAGCTCAACGAAGCGGCGAAAGTGCTGGGCGTATGACGACCGGAGTTTTCCAGATGAATTCGACATCCACGCTCGCCGGGCAGTCCCGCCAGGGTGCCGGGCGAACCGACTTGCCGCCCCTGCCGCCCGCCCCGCTCCCCCTCGCCGTCCTTCCCGAGCATGAAGGGGAGGGAAACAGCTTCGAACGGATGGTCGGACGAATGATCCTGGTCAGCCGCTACATCCTGATCGTCTTCTACCTGGGGCTGGTGGTGGCGCTGGGCGTATACGCCATCGTCTATGCCCGGCTCATCTACGACATGGCGGTGGCCTACGACGAGCTCTCGGGCGTGGAGGCGCTGGCCACCATCCTGTCGCTGATCGACTTCGCCCTGGTGGCCAGCCTGGTCGTGATGGTGATCATCAGCAACTACGAGAATTTCGTGGGCCGCATCGTGTCGAACCGGAGCCTGACTGTTTCCTGGGTGGCGAGGCTCGATCCCGGTTCCCTCAAGATCAAGATCGGCTCGACCATCATCACGATATCCTCGATCTATCTTCTCAAGATCATGATCGACGTGGAGCAGTACCGGAGCGAGGTGCTGCTGTGGAAGCTCGCGATCTTCTTCTTCTTCATCCTGGCGGCCCTGGCCCTGGTGTGGATCGACCGGATCGGCGCCGTCTACCGCGACGCGACCGGCGAAAGCCGGCTCCACCCCGGGGGCAAGCGCCCGGACGACCACGCCTGAGGCGTGGAAAATTCCGTAAATCCCTCCGCCGACCTGATGCAGGTTAATGAAGGAAGGCCGCCGACGCGGAACGATGGGTCACCATGAAGGGTCCATCGTTCCGGGAGGCTTCACCATGCGCAGGCATGCCGACATCTGGTTCGTCCTCGTCAACGGCGCCAAGGCCCGCGTCCTTCGGTACCGCTCCTCGCATCCCGGCGAGTTCGAGTCCGTCCACGAAGAGGAATCCCGGGAGGCGGCGATGGCCGCCCACGACCTCGTCACCGACCGCCCCGGCCGGAGCCACGAGAGCGCCTCGCCGCTCCGGCACGCGATCGAGGGGTCGGATCCACACGAAGCCGCGATGGCGCGGTTCGAAACCGGCGTCGCCGACATGGTCAACCGGGCCGCGTCGCAGGACCGGTTTGACGGCCTGGTGCTGGTGGCACCCCCGCGCGTGCTCGGCAGGATGCGCCAGGCGCTGGACGACCGGGCCAGGGAACGGCTGATCCTGGAGGAAGGCAAGGATCTCCTTGGCCTGCCCGACGCGGAACTGAAGCCCCGCCTGTCGGCGCTGGTGACCCGATGATGCGGCGCGGGATGCTGGCCGCGGCGCTGGTGACGTTGGCGGCCCAGGCGACGGCCGACGCCCAGTCCGTCGGCAGCCCGGTCCGCGGCCGGGAACAGGCGGACCGGCTCTGCGGCGACTGCCATGTCGTCGCTCCCGGCCAGGACGGATCCCGGTCGCTGGGGCCGAACCTCGCCGAGTATGTCCGCGATCCGGCGATCACCGAGATGGCCCTGCGGAGCTACCTGCAGACCTCGCATCCGGTCATGCCCAACATCATGCTGACCGCGGAGGAGACCGACGACATCGTGGCATACCTGCTCGACCGGAAGGCCCCCCGGCAATGACCCCGGCGGCTACTGCAACGCCGCCAGTTCACCCGCCGCCGCCCGCCGAGGCGGCGACGCCTCGTCCTCGATGCCGGCCAGCGCGATCAGCCGCGACCGGTCCAGCACATGCAGGTGCTGCCGGACGAAGGTCAGCAGCCCGGCCTCGCGCATCTCCTTCAGGGTGCGGCAGACATGGACGGGCGTCAGGCCCGTGGCGTCGGCGATCTGGATCTGGCTGATCGGCAGGACGGCGTCGGTGTCCGGCGGCGTCTCCCGCGCTCCGGCCCGGTGCTGACGGTCGCCCAGGTCCAGCAGCAGCCGCGCGATCCGCTCGGCGGCGGAACAGCAGCCGAGCCCGCCCAGCAGGCGCCAGTCGGAGATCGTCTCGCCGGCCAGCAGGGACGCCATGCGCAAGGCGACGTTGGGAGCCCCCTCGCAGAACCGCAGGAGCTGCCCGCGGGACAGCGAGCATACCGTCAGGTCGGTCAGCGCCTCGACCGTGCAGGGCATGGTGCCGTCGGGGGCGGTCTCGAACCCGATCAGGCTGCCCGGCATGGCGAAGCGCAGGATCTGGCGGCGCCCGCTCTCGCGGACGGTGGAGGCTACGGCCCAGCCCGTGCGGACGATGTAGACGGCATCGTTCCGCTCGTGCTCCGTGCAGATTCCGGCGCCGGATCGGTGACGGCGGACCGGCCGTTTCAGGGCTCCGAATTCCGACAGCTGCTCGTCCGACATGCTTGCGCACAGCCCCTCCCGGCGCACCGGGCATGTTTGGCATTCCGATCGCATGGTTGACCTCGTCAGTCGTTTCAGTGCCGCGAAGGCTGGGATCCCGACGGCGGATGCTCCTGGAGCAACCGGTACTGGATGACGATGTCGATGAATGCCGAGACGACCACGTGACTGCCGTCCGGACCGTCGGGCGCTTCCCGGGCGGCCTCGAAATGACCGTTGAGCTGGCACGCGACCGCCAGCTTGGCGGCGATCCCCAGCACGCTGCGCGCCGGCAGGGACGCCATAGACCGCAGCAGGTCGCGCCGCAGCGTCTCCCCCGCCGGGGCCGAAGCCTCGCCTTGTCCCCTAGGATCCGGCGGCACCCATCCAGTCCCGCGGAAATGCTCGTGCAGGACCAGCAGGTCGTGGTCGCAGTGCTGGCCGCTGGAGATTGCCTCCAGGATGGCCCCCTGCAGCTCGGCCCGCAGGAAATCCTGGTCGTTCGCGCGTTTCCTCGACGGCATGGCCGCCTCCCGTAGCGGCGATTTCCCCCCTCGCAGTACGGGAATACTACCGCTAGCGCCTGGAGATTTGTTGATCCAGATCATCCCGGGCGACCAGTAGCCGGAATCTCTAGAATAATACGAAAGAGAAGGCGGTAGTGTCGGTCGGCAATCTGACGCTCCTGGTCTAACCCGTGCCCGCGGCTGCCCTTGTGGTAATGAGCGGCACCTAGATTTAGCTGTTGCAGCGGCACGTCGGAGAAGATTTGTTAGAAT is a genomic window of Skermanella mucosa containing:
- a CDS encoding YqhA family protein — translated: MNSTSTLAGQSRQGAGRTDLPPLPPAPLPLAVLPEHEGEGNSFERMVGRMILVSRYILIVFYLGLVVALGVYAIVYARLIYDMAVAYDELSGVEALATILSLIDFALVASLVVMVIISNYENFVGRIVSNRSLTVSWVARLDPGSLKIKIGSTIITISSIYLLKIMIDVEQYRSEVLLWKLAIFFFFILAALALVWIDRIGAVYRDATGESRLHPGGKRPDDHA
- a CDS encoding host attachment protein, producing the protein MRRHADIWFVLVNGAKARVLRYRSSHPGEFESVHEEESREAAMAAHDLVTDRPGRSHESASPLRHAIEGSDPHEAAMARFETGVADMVNRAASQDRFDGLVLVAPPRVLGRMRQALDDRARERLILEEGKDLLGLPDAELKPRLSALVTR
- a CDS encoding DUF2333 family protein, whose amino-acid sequence is MVLFSGTPRPRLGGWTQGTAPARWKTGASRVLVVLAVLLAAYFTIGSFALHRIDDDTGFAPPNPVIGGSHTVNMAAALIEREVVLHEWQPNDPWFTPDGLLDNTPNFQQGILSAIGRLSFELLDQFGRMRGSSQADPDLERAAGLLQFPGNVWIIDFSKSLMPTIPSEDQYRAALRALVSYNTRVAAGNAVFDRRADSLAATILRVAADLGSQSALIDAHLEQSSGFIFNRSADDLFYQTKGKLYAYHMLLREVGRDFERVILERNLKTVWEQTMESLREAAVLQPPVVLDASTDSRLFASHLASQGFYLLRALVQLNEAAKVLGV
- a CDS encoding c-type cytochrome — translated: MMRRGMLAAALVTLAAQATADAQSVGSPVRGREQADRLCGDCHVVAPGQDGSRSLGPNLAEYVRDPAITEMALRSYLQTSHPVMPNIMLTAEETDDIVAYLLDRKAPRQ
- a CDS encoding Crp/Fnr family transcriptional regulator, with the protein product MSDEQLSEFGALKRPVRRHRSGAGICTEHERNDAVYIVRTGWAVASTVRESGRRQILRFAMPGSLIGFETAPDGTMPCTVEALTDLTVCSLSRGQLLRFCEGAPNVALRMASLLAGETISDWRLLGGLGCCSAAERIARLLLDLGDRQHRAGARETPPDTDAVLPISQIQIADATGLTPVHVCRTLKEMREAGLLTFVRQHLHVLDRSRLIALAGIEDEASPPRRAAAGELAALQ